TTTAGCTACTGCCTGAAACAATGCAAAATCTTCAGTGACAGAAAACGGAATATTTTTATAACCCCCTACTTTGTTGTAAGCTTCTTTACTCACCATCATATTATTGCCCACTGCCGTAACAGGGATCTTCCATCCACTTACTATTTTCACCATACCAAGTGCCAAACTCCAATCTATCATTTGCATACTAGAAAAGAAATCTTTTGCTTTTATAATGGTAAACCCGCTTTGGATTCCAGATCCTTCTTTCCAACATGCTAACTGCTTCATCAACCAACTTGAAGGAACCTCCACATCGGCATCTGTAATCATCATGAATTCTCCTTTAGCTCTTGCTGCCAATTGTTCTAAAACATTGGCTTTTGCATCTAAGTGCTTCACTTTCTCGGTAATGGACAAATAAAAAAAATTATTAGTCTCTTTATCCCATTCCTGTAAGATTTTAGTACTGCCATCAGTTGAGCCATCATCACCCATTAAAACCTCATATTTATCTTTTGGGTAGTCAAGTTTTTCGAGGGAATTAAGAGCGTAATTAACTGTATGGACTTCATCACGGACGGCCATCAGTATGGAAATAAAAGGCAATTCTCCTTCGTAAGGCTTTGGGTTTTCGGCTTTTGGTTTCCACGCCATCCATAATATTAAGTCCATGAAAATTACTAAAAGAATAATAATCAGTAGGCCTAAGAATAGATAGGTCATAGTTTTTTAAATTTGTATCCAATATCGGAAAAATGTTTGAGATACAAAGGTAGGAATTGCAATATTTTATCTTTCGCTTTAAAATTATCGTGAAAAACTATAATACTACCGTTCTCCGAAAACTGAATACTTTTCATGAGTATTTTTTCTGCGGGCAAAGAGATATTGTAATCTTTAGACAGTACATCCCACATGATTAAACTAAACCCTTTTCTTTTCAACTCACGAGCTACTTTAAAATTAATTTGTCCATAAGGAAATCGAAATAGCTTACGTTCTTGATCAATATGCTTTTCTATTTCTCTCTGGCACAGCAATACATTGTTCAAAAAGTCGTCATGACCCGTTTTCCACGCTTTTAAATGATTGAAGGTGTGATTCCCAACGGCATGTCCTTCTCTTAAAATACTTAGGAATATATCAGGATGTTTTCTAACATTATCTCCCACGCAAAAAAATGTAGCTTTGGCATCAAATTGATCTAAAATATTTAAGATTTGTTGTGTTAATTCCGGGATGGGTCCGTCATCAAAAGTAGGGTAAATTAACTTTTCACTGGTATTAATCTTCCACAAAAATGACGGGAACAGATTTTGAATTACATTTGGTGTTTTGAAAAACGCACCATCAAACATGATATTTACAAGCTAATAGCGTGATGTCATCTGACAGAGCTCTTTTCCCAATAAAAGCCTCAATCTCCTTTAAAATGGCATTGATGATTGCTTCAGGAGTGGCAGAAATATAATTACTTAAAATTTCCATTACCCGCTCGGGTCCAAATTCTTCTTCTTGCTCATTGAAGGCTTCAGTCAATCCGTCCGTATAAAGTAAAAGCGTTTGCGGAGTACTAATTTCTGTGCTACCTATTTCTAGAAACGGAATTTCTCTTAATGCTCCCAGTACTAAAGTGCCCGTTTCCAATTTCTCAATTATGCCATCAGAAGATACTAAAAACGGTGGGTTATGACCAGCATTCACATAGGTCAATTTTTTTTCATTCAGATCAATCAATGCAATAAAGCAAGTGATGAAATTCTCTCCATTTGCACTTTCAAAGACTTGATGATTTAAATCATTAATTACTTCTTCTAAATCAGTAGTTTTTCTCAGGAGAGTTCTAAGTGACGCTTGGAAGTTTGACATCAACAAAGCGGCAGGTACGCCTTTTCCTGAAACATCAGCTATACATACTATTTTTCGGTTTTCATCGATTGAAATCCAATCATAATAGTCACCCCCAACTGTATGATGAGGAGAATAGTGCGCATCGATTTTAAAATGGTCACTTTCTGGTAATGATTTTGGAAATAATAATTGTTGAACTTTTTTGGCAATTTCCATTTCCTTGGCTATCACCTCTTGCTCCAACTTCTCTCTTGCCATTTTCTTGTTTTCGATGGCCACCATGATGATATTAGTCAATGCTTGAATGAAATTCAAATGGTTCTCTATTAATTCCTTCTCCTCTGCATTTGCAACTCCACCTAGAAACACTGTTGCTAATAACTCATTTTTATGGAAAACTGGAATTGCTACTTCAAATTCCTCAAAAGGTGAATCCACTAAGTCTGCTGCGAATAGTATTTGCCTTTTATTAATCAAGTGATTAGTACTATTGTCATCAGCAGAATAGTTCTTGGTGGTCCCAAAAGACAACTTTTGCTCCCACAGTCCATTTTCTTGCACCAATAACATGAGTTTACCAAGCTTCAGATTTGCCCTTAAAGTGAAATTGTAGATTTTATAGAGAGAATCTTCAGCCATATTCTCGTTAATCGCTTGAGTAATTTCAAGCAATGAATTCAGCTCCAATTCTTTGAGTTCGTATCTATTCGCTATGTTTAGGGCAGTATCCATAATTGAAATGTGAAGTTAGCAATTAGAAATGATAAATATAATTTTGAATAAAGAAATGGAAAACAGATTACTTTTAAACTTCAAAATATAATATAAAGTCATGCAATTCTGTCTTGCGAAAAAACTGAAAGTTAGAATACAGATGGACGTTTTGGCTTCATGGAATTAATCAATCAATAATTATAAAAAAACTCCGCTCAAATTGAATTAATAATAACGTCCCGGAACAAGATTATTTTACTAGAAAACCGGCATCTAAAAGTCTATTCCCATTTTTCTCATCGAAGACAGCAAAATTAAATCCTTTCTGAAGACAATAAGAGCCAAATTCACCCGACTTATTTAAGGCAATGAAACCAATCTGTGTGGTCGAATAATCTTTTTCTCTAAGCTTAAATTTTTCAAGGATTAGTCGAACAGCGGATTCACATGCAGCTTGTGGTGATTTACCATGCCGCATTTGCTCAACAACTAAATGAGATCCAACCACTCTGATTATCTCTTCTCCGTGACCTGTGGCCACAGCTGCGCCTACTTCATTGTCAACATATAAGCCTGCTCCTATAATTGGGGAATCACCAACTCTTCCGTGCATTTTATAAGCCATGCCACTAGTGGTGCAAGCACCAGATAAATTACCATGAATATCTAAAGCAATCATCCCAATTGTATCATGGTTTTCAATATTTACAACAGGCTGATAATCTGAACTTTTGAGCCATTCTCTCCATTCTTTTTCAGAGGTATTCGTTAATAAATTCTCTTTGGGAAAACCGTGATGTAATGCAAATTGTAGTGCTCCTTCTCCTACTAGCATTACATGTGGGCTTTTTTCCATCACCGCTCTAGCAACAGAAATTGGGTGTTTAATATGTTTCAAACAAGCCACAGACCCTATATTTGCTTTCTCATCCATAATACAAGCGTCTAGAGTCACATTTCCATCTCTATCAGGCCTACCCCCGTATCCAACACTCCGCTCGTCAGGATTGGCTTCTACTCGCTGTACTCCCTTTTCAACTGCATCCAAAGCTCGTCCCTTTTCTCGCAAAATTTCCCACGCATCAGCATTAGCATTAATTCCAAACCTCCAAGTGCTGATGACAATCGGTTTTGTAATTGCATCAGATGGTAAAGAATTAATATTTGACCATGATTTGAAGGGTTTAAATGCAACACCTGCCGCAATTGCCATTCCTGCTTTCAAAAAATTTCTTCTGTATAACTTCATCTCAACACTTTTAAAAATTTAATATATAACTAATTGTGCTATTATTTTCTGTAGCAGTTCTCGATTTAGCAAAAATAATTATAGCATTTAACCACTGTCTCAGGATGAATATAATGAAAAATTGTTTGAATTGGTCTAATTAATATTAGGCATTGAACCAGAGAAAGATCGTGCGAACAACACCATTCCTAAAGCAATTTCTTTTCTGTATTTATTCTTCTAAATTGTGGCAAAAAGAGTAAAATGATATCAGGAACACATAAAGCCGTTGAAGATCCCCGCAATAAGGATATAAAAATCTATATAAATGGGGAATTACTTCCAAGAGAGGATGCAAAAATTTCTGTTTTTGATAGCGGCTACCTGGTTGGGGATGGTATCTGGGAGGCATTCCGCATACACAAAGGAAAAATGCTCTTTGTTCAGCAGCATTTAGACCGTATGTGGCAATCAGCAAAAGTAATTGGATTGCAATTACCATTCACCAAAGAAGAGTTATTGCAAATGGTCCAAAAAACTCTGGATGTTAACAATATGAAAGATCATGTTCATACCAGGGTTATGGTTACTCGAGGAATTAAGAAAACACCTTCTCAAGATCCTAGATTAACTATATCTGGTCCGAATGTAGTGATCATAGCTGAACATAAAATTGCAGCAGAAGATGTTAAGGACAAGGGAATAAGCCTATTTACTTCTACTATTCGCAGAGGATCTCCCGACTATTTGGATCCCAGGTTAAATTGTCATAGTAAATTGCATGAAGTGCAAGCTTTAATTCAGGCTTTGGATGCAGGTGCAGATGAAGCACTTATGCTAGATATTCATGGCTTTGTATCAACTTGTAATGCCACAAATTTCTTTATGGTGAAAGACGGAGAGGTGTGGACTTCAACAGGTCAATATTGCATGAATGGAATTACTAGAGCTAATATTATTCAAGTTTGTCAAGAAAATCAGATTGGATGTAAAGAAAAAAACTTCTCTCTGTTTGATGTCTATGGGGCTGATGAATGCTTTGTAACCGGTAGCTTTGGGGGCGTAACTCCCGTTATAAAAATAGATGGAAAAATCATTGGAGAAGGGGTAGTAGGATCAAGAACTAAAACGCTAAGCTCGCTTTATCAAGAATTAATCGCAAAAGAAGTCAAAGCCATATGAACAATTCCGTAACTCGCATTTCGCTATGGTCAGGACCTAGAAATATTTCCACAGCATTGATGTATTCATTTGCACAAAGGCCAGACACCAAAGTCTTCGATGAACCCTTGTATTCCTATTATCTCCATAATTCTGATGCTAATGAATATCATCCAGGAGCAAATGAAATCATGGAATCAATGGAGTCTGATGGGAATAAAGTAGTAGATATGATGCTAAATTATGCTGAAAAACCTGTGCTTTTCTTTAAAAACATGACTCATCATTTACTTCCTAGCTTGGACAAGGGATTCATGAAATCTATGGTGAATATAATTCTCACCAGGGACCCAGTGGAAATGTTGCCTTCATTTGCTGAGGTTATTGAAAACCCGTCTATAAAAGATGTTGGCTACAAAATGCATTTAGAGATTGTGGAGCAATTGCAGAATATGGATTTACCAGTTATTGTGGTAGATTCTAAATCCATATTGCTTAATCCTGAAAAACAGTTAAAAAAATTATGTGATGCAATCGGAATTCCGTTCGACTCTGCAATGCTGAAATGGTCAAAAGGTGCGATTTCAGAAGACGGAATCTGGGCTCCATATTGGTATAAAAATATTCATCAATCAACCAGCTTTAAGCCGTACAGTCCAAAAAGCTTTCCTTTTCCAGAAAAATTAAAACCTCTATTAGCTGAGTGTCAGCCCTATTACAATCAATTAAGTCAGATGGCGCTATAATTCATCAAATAGAGAATTAACCTTCTTTTATTGAAGCTTCTTCTTTTCGAAAAAATGATCAATAAAATCTCACTTCACAGTCAGGATGGTCTTCTTGAAATTTATTGAGGCTGAACTGAAAGATGCTAGTGTTATAGCAAATGAAATTGTCTAAATCATTTAATAAAGAAAGTTTACCAATCCAACGAACTTGGGTACTGGAAATATCGAGATACTTTAAACCGGTTAAGCCTTCTAATCCTTTTAGATTTCTTACTTGGGTTCCCGCCAGACTCAAATACACAAGTCTCTGGACTTCTTCTAATGGTTGAAGATTAGATACGGCTGAAAAATCCAAAACTAACTTTTCTAAGAACATTAGCTGACTTAAAGGATCTAAATTTTCAATGGGACTTTCTTTAATGCTTAATTCCTTCACCTCTTTGATGGAAGTAATACTTTCCAAACTATTTAGCTCTACCCTATTTAAATGAACATTTTCCAATAAGATAAATTGAGCTAATGGAAATAAATCTTGAATACCTTCATCTTCAATAACTATACTATTTAAAGCAGTCAGGTCATGAATCTCTTTGATAGAAGGGCGATTACTAAGTGGAAATTGCAATCTAAAAATGGCTTTCCAAGTGTTATCTAACGCATCCCACCAAGCCTGTAAAGCTTTTCCATCATAAATAATGCTAGTTTTCGAGCTTTTGTTATCGAGGAATTTACCAACCACCTCTTTCTTGATTCCATTCCCATCTACATTCAAGTCCTTCAGATTATTCAGTTTTGTTAATTGCAAAAACTGCTCTTCTGAGAGCTGATTCTGAGCAAGATTCAAGCTATTCAGCTTCTTTAAGCGAACAATTGATTTTACGGATTTTAAACCGCTGTTTTCTACCTCTAAAACATTCAGTGATGTTAATCCTTCAATTGGCGTTAAATTACTAAGTTGATTGTTCGAAATTGATAAATATCGCAAACGGGAGAACTTTTTGATAGGATTTAAATCACTAAGTCCTCTATTATTAAGATTTAAACTGTCTTTCAACAATAATTTTGTTAAATGCTCTTTTTGCGGATTTTCCAAAGTAATACCCTCTAAATAGACTTCTAGAGCTGCTTTCCAATCGCTATTTAGGTTTTTCCACCACTCAGATAATTCTTCAGAGTTTACCACTAAAAGTTTGCTCGGGTTTGAATCAATAAATTCATTAATTTCTTTTTCTGAAACAAAAGTGTTATCAGCATAAATTTTTTCTAAAGAGCTGAGCTTATTTAGTACTTTTAAATTCTCCACTTGGGTGTTATTCACATTAAGAGACGTGAGTTCTTGATAGTTTTCCAACGGACTCAGATCTGAGATGAACGCAAAAGATATATCTAAATCTCGCAGGGTTTTAGGGCTCATTTTTGCAGTCAATT
This is a stretch of genomic DNA from Marivirga harenae. It encodes these proteins:
- a CDS encoding isoaspartyl peptidase/L-asparaginase family protein, coding for MKLYRRNFLKAGMAIAAGVAFKPFKSWSNINSLPSDAITKPIVISTWRFGINANADAWEILREKGRALDAVEKGVQRVEANPDERSVGYGGRPDRDGNVTLDACIMDEKANIGSVACLKHIKHPISVARAVMEKSPHVMLVGEGALQFALHHGFPKENLLTNTSEKEWREWLKSSDYQPVVNIENHDTIGMIALDIHGNLSGACTTSGMAYKMHGRVGDSPIIGAGLYVDNEVGAAVATGHGEEIIRVVGSHLVVEQMRHGKSPQAACESAVRLILEKFKLREKDYSTTQIGFIALNKSGEFGSYCLQKGFNFAVFDEKNGNRLLDAGFLVK
- a CDS encoding leucine-rich repeat domain-containing protein, giving the protein MRLNSVFFLLVGLIFLQIYKLSAQEIKGFEKQEIESYQSKAEDQVRFLEYLLNTLGSKDASHRDKDVIIRESYLKIFRDSKVQIEDDLSENRKVLINKDVTAYLKDIDFFFEDANFDFDIKTTAAFLRDNGGLSFKIELNRTLKATGIEGESILNTKTRFVEINLDKESDELQIASIYTTKVSRDEAIKEWWNNLSLGWKNIFRNKFEIEGDSVEIDKLNSIASLDSIDLADNDFIVSLEPLSFLVDLEYVDLSHTKIENISPLSSLTELRHLDISYTTIEDLSFLRYAEKLRILDVSFTPVQKIAALENLNALTELYLNGADIRDFEVLGKFKNLVKLDLSQTFFNQPDVFNEMVKLEELNLSKSNLSQLTAKMSPKTLRDLDISFAFISDLSPLENYQELTSLNVNNTQVENLKVLNKLSSLEKIYADNTFVSEKEINEFIDSNPSKLLVVNSEELSEWWKNLNSDWKAALEVYLEGITLENPQKEHLTKLLLKDSLNLNNRGLSDLNPIKKFSRLRYLSISNNQLSNLTPIEGLTSLNVLEVENSGLKSVKSIVRLKKLNSLNLAQNQLSEEQFLQLTKLNNLKDLNVDGNGIKKEVVGKFLDNKSSKTSIIYDGKALQAWWDALDNTWKAIFRLQFPLSNRPSIKEIHDLTALNSIVIEDEGIQDLFPLAQFILLENVHLNRVELNSLESITSIKEVKELSIKESPIENLDPLSQLMFLEKLVLDFSAVSNLQPLEEVQRLVYLSLAGTQVRNLKGLEGLTGLKYLDISSTQVRWIGKLSLLNDLDNFICYNTSIFQFSLNKFQEDHPDCEVRFY
- a CDS encoding polysaccharide deacetylase family protein; protein product: MFDGAFFKTPNVIQNLFPSFLWKINTSEKLIYPTFDDGPIPELTQQILNILDQFDAKATFFCVGDNVRKHPDIFLSILREGHAVGNHTFNHLKAWKTGHDDFLNNVLLCQREIEKHIDQERKLFRFPYGQINFKVARELKRKGFSLIMWDVLSKDYNISLPAEKILMKSIQFSENGSIIVFHDNFKAKDKILQFLPLYLKHFSDIGYKFKKL
- a CDS encoding aminotransferase class IV, yielding MISGTHKAVEDPRNKDIKIYINGELLPREDAKISVFDSGYLVGDGIWEAFRIHKGKMLFVQQHLDRMWQSAKVIGLQLPFTKEELLQMVQKTLDVNNMKDHVHTRVMVTRGIKKTPSQDPRLTISGPNVVIIAEHKIAAEDVKDKGISLFTSTIRRGSPDYLDPRLNCHSKLHEVQALIQALDAGADEALMLDIHGFVSTCNATNFFMVKDGEVWTSTGQYCMNGITRANIIQVCQENQIGCKEKNFSLFDVYGADECFVTGSFGGVTPVIKIDGKIIGEGVVGSRTKTLSSLYQELIAKEVKAI
- a CDS encoding sulfotransferase family protein, which gives rise to MNNSVTRISLWSGPRNISTALMYSFAQRPDTKVFDEPLYSYYLHNSDANEYHPGANEIMESMESDGNKVVDMMLNYAEKPVLFFKNMTHHLLPSLDKGFMKSMVNIILTRDPVEMLPSFAEVIENPSIKDVGYKMHLEIVEQLQNMDLPVIVVDSKSILLNPEKQLKKLCDAIGIPFDSAMLKWSKGAISEDGIWAPYWYKNIHQSTSFKPYSPKSFPFPEKLKPLLAECQPYYNQLSQMAL
- a CDS encoding PP2C family protein-serine/threonine phosphatase, coding for MDTALNIANRYELKELELNSLLEITQAINENMAEDSLYKIYNFTLRANLKLGKLMLLVQENGLWEQKLSFGTTKNYSADDNSTNHLINKRQILFAADLVDSPFEEFEVAIPVFHKNELLATVFLGGVANAEEKELIENHLNFIQALTNIIMVAIENKKMAREKLEQEVIAKEMEIAKKVQQLLFPKSLPESDHFKIDAHYSPHHTVGGDYYDWISIDENRKIVCIADVSGKGVPAALLMSNFQASLRTLLRKTTDLEEVINDLNHQVFESANGENFITCFIALIDLNEKKLTYVNAGHNPPFLVSSDGIIEKLETGTLVLGALREIPFLEIGSTEISTPQTLLLYTDGLTEAFNEQEEEFGPERVMEILSNYISATPEAIINAILKEIEAFIGKRALSDDITLLACKYHV
- a CDS encoding glycosyltransferase family 2 protein, with amino-acid sequence MTYLFLGLLIIILLVIFMDLILWMAWKPKAENPKPYEGELPFISILMAVRDEVHTVNYALNSLEKLDYPKDKYEVLMGDDGSTDGSTKILQEWDKETNNFFYLSITEKVKHLDAKANVLEQLAARAKGEFMMITDADVEVPSSWLMKQLACWKEGSGIQSGFTIIKAKDFFSSMQMIDWSLALGMVKIVSGWKIPVTAVGNNMMVSKEAYNKVGGYKNIPFSVTEDFALFQAVAKEGYKYQQLANEDSLVRTFAVKGFKNLMNQRKRWMSGALKLPPFMVMVLVFQAFYYPAMLTMIIVNPFVAIPLFGLKITLQSLFINKILERLNQYVPLGNLFVFEFYSGFISIALLFYYLLPLPVKWKGRKFAKG